In Flavobacterium endoglycinae, one DNA window encodes the following:
- the greA gene encoding transcription elongation factor GreA, with the protein MSKVSYYTADGLKKLKDELEHLKSVMRPKASQDIADARDKGDLSENAEYDAAKEAQGLLEMRIAKLEEVYANARLIDESQLDVSKVLVLSNVKIKNQSNGMEMKYTLVAESEADLKSGKISVTSPIGKGLLGKSVGEIAEITVPNGTLKFEILEITRE; encoded by the coding sequence ATGAGTAAAGTATCTTATTACACCGCAGACGGTTTAAAAAAATTAAAAGATGAATTAGAGCATTTAAAAAGTGTAATGCGTCCTAAGGCATCTCAAGATATAGCAGACGCAAGAGACAAAGGAGATTTATCTGAAAATGCTGAATACGATGCTGCAAAAGAAGCGCAGGGTTTATTAGAAATGAGAATTGCTAAACTTGAAGAAGTGTATGCAAACGCAAGATTAATTGACGAATCACAATTAGATGTTTCTAAAGTTTTGGTGCTTTCAAATGTGAAAATTAAAAACCAAAGCAACGGAATGGAAATGAAATATACACTTGTTGCAGAAAGTGAAGCCGATTTAAAATCTGGAAAAATCTCAGTTACTTCCCCTATTGGAAAAGGTTTACTTGGGAAATCTGTTGGCGAAATTGCTGAAATCACTGTTCCTAACGGTACTTTGAAATTCGAAATCCTTGAAATCACAAGAGAATAA